The Macaca fascicularis isolate 582-1 chromosome 1, T2T-MFA8v1.1 genome includes a window with the following:
- the LOC102146239 gene encoding ATPase family AAA domain-containing protein 3C yields MPRFMLVLASRHPEQLDWGIHDCIDVTVHCDLPRQEGRQRQAMSKDAVNLVQMQEPTLQPEQQSKLKQLVNEENSRKQEESVQKHHQTFLASIRTSVTMFGERFRAFVTERDTVTATVVGLTLLAGGVYSAKNGRAAGARFIEAGLFKPSLVSETSRITVLEALQHRFQVSRRLLRRPQDVLEGVVLHPSLEAQVRNMAIATRNTQKNHGLYRNVLMYGPPGTGKTLVAKNLALNLGMDYAIMTGEDLALRGREGVTAMHELFDWANTSRRGFLLFMDDAEAFLRKPATEEMSNYYLRVAQNAFLNHTRQRSNKFMLVLASRDPKQLHRDIHDRIDVMFYFDPPGPEERERLLRMYLDKYVLMPATEGKQRLKLAQFDYGRKCEEIAELTNGMSAREIAQLAQSWQDTAYASEDGVLTEAMLDAHVEDFVEQHQKKMRWLKREDLSSWTSTP; encoded by the exons GCCATGTCGAAGGACGCCGTGAATCTGGTGCAGATGCAGGAGCCGACGTTGCAGCCGGAGCAACAGTCCAAGCTCAAA CAACTTGTCAATGAGGAGAACTCACGGAAGCAGGAGGAGTCGGTGCAGAAACACCATCAGACCTTCTTGGCGTCCATCAG GACGTCTGTCACCATGTTTGGGGAAAGATTCCGTGCCTTTGTGACAGAGCGGGACACAGTGACAGCCACG GTGGTTGGGCTGACGCTGCTGGCTGGCGGGGTCTACTCTGCCAAGAATGGGAGAGCCGCCGGGGCCCGCTTCATCGAGGCTGGGCTTTTCAAGCCATCCCTGGTGAGCGAGACGTCCCGCATCACGGTGCTGGAGGCGCTGCAGCACCGCTTCCAG GTCAGCCGGCGGCTCCTCCGTCGGCCCCAGGACGTGCTGGAGGGTGTTGTGCTGCAT CCCAGTCTGGAAGCGCAGGTGCGCAACATGGCCATAGCAACAAGGAACACGCAGAAGAACCACGGCCTGTATAGGAACGTCCTGATGTACGGGCCGCCAGGCACCGGGAAGACGCTAGTTGCCAAG AATCTCGCCCTAAACTTGGGCATGGACTACGCCATCATGACAGGCGAGGACCTGGCCCTCAGGGGGCGGGAAGGCGTGACCGCCATGCACGAGCTGTTTGACTGGGCCAATACCAGCCGGCGCGG CTTCCTGCTCTTCATGGACGACGCGGAGGCCTTCCTTCGGAAGCCAGCCACT GAGGAGATGAGCAATTACTACCTCAGAGTCGCCCAGAACGCCTTCCTAAACCACACGAGGCAACGCAGCAACAA ATTCATGCTGGTCCTGGCCAGCCGCGACCCCAAGCAGTTACACCGGGACATCCACGACCGCATCGACGTGATGTTTTACTTCGACCCGCCCGGGCCGGAGGAGCGGGAGCGCCTGCTGAGAATGTATCTTGACAAGTATGTTCTTATGCCGGCAACAGAAGGAAAGCA GCGCCTGAAGCTGGCCCAGTTTGACTATGGGAGGAAGTGCGAGGAGATCGCTGAGCTGACGAACGGCATGTCGGCCCGGGAGATCGCACAGCTGGCTCAGTCCTGGCAG GACACGGCGTATGCCTCCGAGGATGGGGTCCTCACCGAGGCCATGTTGGATGCCCATGTTGAAGACTTTGTCGAGCAGCACCAGAAGAAAATGCGCTGGCTGAAGAGGGAGGACCTGTCCTCATGGACCAGCACCCCTTAA